One part of the Dethiosulfovibrio peptidovorans genome encodes these proteins:
- a CDS encoding long-chain fatty acid--CoA ligase, whose product MVRLDQVIDRQLQDGAQQAIWWRGDWLSRRELARLAQINETRLSDAGFGRGHRLAVLVPNCPGFLALALAVWRLGGTIVPLNHRAGSEVLLPTLDLVDPFMIVHGEGDEKVEALLSDRPVGSIALDGSLLIRSCKIDTERSDSDLAVIFATSGTTGLPKAVPLTHGNLMDNVTQSWSVLRLTEEDRILWVLPNFHSFGLTLGGLMGLVNGARQVIVPQFMPPLETLKACTQGEVSILLLVPAMVEFLKRVVQKGGPRPTTVRMALTGGDRLNLSLDQAARESFGVPLLEGYGTTECSPVVAVNRSYESRKLGTIGQVLPGYLWEVRDDSGVSLAPGQDGILWVKGPSVFQGYYKAPEITAERMSDGWYNTGDVVRYDEDGYITVLDRVTDVIIVGGFNVYPQEVERVLSHHPAVAQVAVIAMAHPVQGQIGRAFVVLNEGASPTTRELISFCKGKLAHYKIPRRFDFVEELPLSPSGKILRRELRTYD is encoded by the coding sequence GTGGTACGACTGGATCAAGTGATTGACAGACAGCTCCAGGATGGGGCGCAGCAGGCCATATGGTGGCGAGGGGATTGGCTCAGCCGAAGGGAGCTAGCTCGTTTGGCGCAGATCAATGAGACAAGGCTCTCGGATGCGGGATTTGGACGTGGGCATCGCCTTGCGGTTTTGGTGCCTAACTGCCCCGGTTTTTTGGCATTGGCTCTGGCAGTTTGGCGTCTGGGAGGAACTATAGTTCCTTTAAATCACCGGGCGGGGTCGGAGGTTCTGTTGCCAACCTTGGATCTTGTAGACCCCTTCATGATCGTTCATGGAGAGGGGGACGAGAAGGTTGAGGCCCTGCTCAGCGACCGTCCTGTGGGAAGTATCGCTCTGGATGGTTCTCTTTTGATCCGGTCGTGCAAGATCGACACAGAGAGGTCCGACTCCGATCTGGCAGTCATATTCGCCACGTCGGGGACTACCGGGCTGCCGAAGGCAGTGCCTCTGACGCATGGTAACCTTATGGACAACGTAACCCAATCCTGGTCGGTCTTGAGGTTGACCGAAGAAGATCGCATTTTGTGGGTGCTGCCTAACTTCCATTCCTTCGGGCTCACCCTGGGAGGGCTCATGGGGCTTGTGAACGGGGCTCGGCAGGTCATAGTCCCCCAGTTCATGCCCCCGCTTGAGACTTTGAAGGCTTGTACTCAGGGAGAGGTCTCAATTCTTCTCTTGGTGCCTGCTATGGTGGAGTTCCTGAAGAGAGTCGTGCAAAAAGGAGGGCCTCGGCCCACGACGGTCCGTATGGCTTTGACCGGTGGTGACCGGTTGAACCTGTCGCTGGACCAGGCGGCCAGAGAGAGTTTTGGGGTGCCGCTCCTGGAAGGGTACGGTACCACTGAATGTTCTCCGGTAGTAGCTGTCAACAGAAGTTACGAGAGCCGAAAGCTGGGGACAATCGGCCAAGTTCTTCCGGGGTACCTTTGGGAGGTGCGGGATGACTCAGGCGTATCCTTGGCCCCTGGGCAGGATGGCATTCTGTGGGTAAAGGGGCCGTCGGTCTTTCAAGGATATTACAAGGCCCCGGAGATCACAGCTGAACGAATGAGCGACGGCTGGTACAACACAGGCGATGTTGTTCGATACGATGAGGATGGGTACATCACGGTTCTGGATCGGGTCACCGACGTCATCATCGTTGGGGGGTTCAACGTGTATCCTCAGGAAGTGGAACGGGTTCTCTCCCATCACCCTGCAGTGGCCCAGGTGGCGGTGATCGCTATGGCACATCCGGTTCAGGGACAGATTGGACGGGCTTTTGTCGTCCTGAACGAAGGAGCGTCTCCTACTACTCGGGAACTCATCTCCTTCTGTAAGGGCAAACTGGCCCACTATAAAATTCCTCGGCGTTTTGATTTCGTGGAAGAGCTTCCTCTCTCGCCGTCGGGTAAGATACTGCGTCGGGAACTTCGGACCTACGACTGA